GCGTGTGTCGTGGTGCTGATGCTCCTGTCGGTCGCCTCGATCGGCTCCAGGAAATCCAACGATGAAATGGGTTTCGTAAAGAGACAGATAAACGTCGCCGGCACGTGCAGGTGTGTGCACCCCATACTTTTCTTCCCCGCATAGAACACAACTCTTCCACAACTTCCCACTCCACAGTCGCCGCGATTGGCTACTTTCTTTTCCTCGAAACAGGGCAGCGTCCAGTTAATCACAGCAACATTTCTCATTGTTGTGGAAATAGGAATGAGAGAAAAGGAGCCACTCATAAGAAGTTGGCTGAAGTTATTCATAGAAACATATATTTGGCACTGGAGAAATTCAGTGACATATATTTAAATGTTGTGGCACACTATGTAACATTGATAATTTTCCCGTCGCATGAATGTATGCGTTAACCTCCCTGGTTGAACGTAAAGGTCCTCGATTTTACGACATACCGTGCAGCCACCTAGCTATTTCTCTTTAACTGACATTCGTGCACATTTTTCGTTTCCTTAGATCTCAAGCCTGCAACCAACTCAGCACAACGTTAAACAAGAGTCTGAGCCGCAAGGAAGCTCCTTGCCAGAACTTCTATCGCTTTGTCTGCTCTGGGAAACAGAACAGCGAGGTAGAACAGAAGCAGGCTGCTTTGCAAGAGAGTAGTTTCGGATCATCCTGGGTAATTGAGACACTAAAGGAGTCGTTTCATAAAGTGGAGTCAAACCCCAAGATTCCGGTACGGTCCCAGACGGACGCGCAAAAGTTTCTGACCTTCTACCTGTCCTGCTATCACAGCCTGGCACCGGGTTCTAGGAATGTACGAAGCATGAAGCACTACATGCGCATGTTTAACTTCAGCTGGCCTAAAGTGAAACCCCGCGAACTGAACTCGTTCGACCTCTTAGTCCGAATGGAGCTAGACTTTAATATCGGGGCCTTCTTCAGGTTTGGGATCTCTTTGAAGAGGCAGAACGCCTGGGACTTTACGCTTAAGCCACCAAAAATATCCAAGTTCATGTTTGCACCCACGAGGAAAGAGAAGTACAGGAAGTACTTGGAGAAGGTTGTCCGAACCATGGGTGGCGGCCTCAAGCATGGTAGCATTGTAGATGCGATAGCAAAATTCGAAGAGGAGCTTTTCGAGCTGGCTGTCATGGAAAACAAACAACGAGTGTACCTACGGAACTTGTCAATGCTGACACCAACGATCAGTCCCGAGATGTGGATGGATACGTTCAGCAAATATTTCGTACTGTCCAAGTTTATGGAGAATCACACTATGTTGATCACAAGCCCAGAGTACTTCACGAAGCTCTTCAACTCGCTTTCCACTAAAGAAGGCGCACTGTATTTGGGTTGGAGGATCTTTCGATTCGGCAGTTGCTTCACAAACGAGTTCAGGACACTAGAAGAGAGCATGGAAATGAACGTGGACTCTTGCAGTCATCCCGTGAGCGATGCTCGCGAGTACTGCAGAGAGTACGCATCAAAGATGATGCTACCACAAATGATAGCGTTTGCGACGGAATCGCTGACAAGCAAGAATGAGGTGCGGTCAGTGGTCAACATCGCGGACAATGTGAAGAGGGAGATGTCGAAGGGCCTCAGTTTGAATCCGTGGCTGGACAACAGCACGAAGCTAACGGCCATACAGAAAGTTCAAAGCAGTCGTCTCGTACTGCCAGAGATTGGCCTCCGAGCCGACAACACCAGTGTGTCCTCATTTCCCGACTTGGGAGCGGACTTCCTTGAAAACTGGGTACGAGTCATCCCACACGCCGGCTTTCCAGCCAGGGAGTACGAAATCGAAGAATCCATGCGTAGGCTCCACGACGACCACATCAAGTACGACGTCTACACCAACGAGCTGCACCTCCCCATCGCTAGCACCAAGGGACCACTCTACTCCGCAGACCTTCCCGTGTCAGCCATCTACGCTGTGCTCGGCAGAATCATTGCGCACGAGCTTCTTCACGGACTCGATGCGCAAGGGCGCGATATCAACAACGGCCAGGCCCAAACATGGTGGAGCGAGGACTTTGCCGACGCCTACAACGCCAGAGCAGCCTGCTACGTCAACCTGTACGAAAATGTCGGCGACTACACTAACAACACGATCCAGGAGGACATCATAGACAACGCAGCAGTAAGATACGCGTACGCTGCTTTCAAGGCGGCCCTGCCTTCGGACAAAGTGGCCAACGTGCTCGGCGGTTTGAGCACTTTCAGTCCCGACCAGACCTTCTTCATTACATACTGCCACAGCTTCTGCGACAACACGACTGACCATCCGGGAGCACACGGTGGCTGGACAAAGTACTCCGACGGACACAACCGCTGCAACGTGCCGCTGATGAACATGGAAGAGTTTGCACACGCATTCTCGTGCACGGCGCAAGAGCCAATGAATCCTGTGAAGAAATGCTACCTCTGGTAAAACTGTGTCAAAAGTAGCGGTGCATTCATTCCATCAGCCGTCTACCGCGCAGTGAATGGCGTGGTGTTTATCAGGTCTGTTTAAAAATAAAGGTCACGTCTTCAGTTGCTTTTGCAGACGCAGCGTAGCACGTTGATGGCACGCTTCACACAAAGTACCTTGGAAGTCACTCACATTCGTGGCTTCGTACTTCGCATTAAACTATGAGAACTAGGTTGTCTGTTTTAGCTTATCAATATTTCAACTTAATACCagaaaa
The nucleotide sequence above comes from Rhipicephalus microplus isolate Deutch F79 chromosome 2, USDA_Rmic, whole genome shotgun sequence. Encoded proteins:
- the LOC119163300 gene encoding neprilysin-1 is translated as MMSDELNVINDEDKGRNVTKNKMYVTAGAVGACVVVLMLLSVASIGSRKSNDEMGFVKRQINVAGTCRSQACNQLSTTLNKSLSRKEAPCQNFYRFVCSGKQNSEVEQKQAALQESSFGSSWVIETLKESFHKVESNPKIPVRSQTDAQKFLTFYLSCYHSLAPGSRNVRSMKHYMRMFNFSWPKVKPRELNSFDLLVRMELDFNIGAFFRFGISLKRQNAWDFTLKPPKISKFMFAPTRKEKYRKYLEKVVRTMGGGLKHGSIVDAIAKFEEELFELAVMENKQRVYLRNLSMLTPTISPEMWMDTFSKYFVLSKFMENHTMLITSPEYFTKLFNSLSTKEGALYLGWRIFRFGSCFTNEFRTLEESMEMNVDSCSHPVSDAREYCREYASKMMLPQMIAFATESLTSKNEVRSVVNIADNVKREMSKGLSLNPWLDNSTKLTAIQKVQSSRLVLPEIGLRADNTSVSSFPDLGADFLENWVRVIPHAGFPAREYEIEESMRRLHDDHIKYDVYTNELHLPIASTKGPLYSADLPVSAIYAVLGRIIAHELLHGLDAQGRDINNGQAQTWWSEDFADAYNARAACYVNLYENVGDYTNNTIQEDIIDNAAVRYAYAAFKAALPSDKVANVLGGLSTFSPDQTFFITYCHSFCDNTTDHPGAHGGWTKYSDGHNRCNVPLMNMEEFAHAFSCTAQEPMNPVKKCYLW